Proteins encoded by one window of Mus musculus strain C57BL/6J chromosome 10, GRCm38.p6 C57BL/6J:
- the Usp44 gene encoding ubiquitin carboxyl-terminal hydrolase 44 isoform X2, with translation MDRCKHVEQLQLAQGHSILDPQKWYCMVCNTTESIWACLSCSHVACGKYIQEHALKHFQESSHPVAFEVNDMYAFCYLCNDYVLNDNAAGDLKSLRSTLSTIKSKKYPCVVPSDSVLHPVDAQDRVYSLLDGTQSLPGNEDPTCAALWHRRRVLMGKAFRTWFEQSAIGRKGQEPTQERMVAKREAKRRQQQELEQQMKAELESTPPRKSLRLQGSSEEAATIEIVPVRAPPPPPASPAKDKAALPTSEDRTFKKVSDSLIKRRPMVTPGVTGLRNLGNTCYMNSVLQVLSHLLIFRQCFLKLDLNQWLAVAASDKARSYKHSAVTEAAAQQMNEGQEKEKGFVCSRHSGLSSGLSGGASKGRNMELIQPREPSSPYSSLCHELHILFQVMWSGEWALVSPFAMLHSVWRLIPAFRGYAQQDAQEFLCELLDKIQRELETTGTKLPALIPTSQRRLIEQVLNVVNNIFHGQFLSQVWMSCHIFIIFGNSYSAAYNWVFCMDRAWESWWHFSVRIDFFHECVKKSRISESLEIVLYLWKQWLYGGESKENCIF, from the coding sequence ATGGATAGGTGCAAGCACGTTGAGCAGTTGCAGCTTGCTCAAGGCCATTCCATCTTGGACCCTCAGAAATGGTACTGTATGGTCTGCAACACAACCGAGTCCATTTGGGCTTGCCTCAGCTGTTCCCACGTCGCCTGTGGGAAGTACATCCAAGAGCACGCACTGAAGCACTTTCAAGAAAGCAGCCATCCCGTTGCCTTCGAGGTGAACGACATGTACGCTTTTTGTTATCTTTGTAACGATTATGTTCTAAACGATAACGCAGCCGGAGACCTGAAGTCACTACGGAGTACACTAAGTACAATCAAAAGTAAAAAGTACCCCTGTGTGGTTCCGAGTGACTCGGTTTTACATCCTGTGGATGCACAGGACCGTGTTTACTCCTTACTCGACGGCACCCAATCTCTGCCCGGAAACGAGGATCCAACGTGCGCCGCCCTCTGGCACAGGAGACGGGTGCTCATGGGGAAAGCCTTTCGAACTTGGTTCGAACAGTCAGCAATTGGAAGGAAAGGGCAAGAGCCAACTCAGGAGAGAATGGTAGCAAAACGAGAGGCGAAGAGAAGGCAGCAGCAGGAGTTGGAGCAGCAGATGAAAGCCGAGCTGGAAAGCACACCTCCGCGGAAGAGTTTACGCTTACAAGGCTCCTCGGAGGAGGCGGCCACAATCGAAATCGTGCCAGTGCGGGCACCGCCCCCACCTCCCGCATCCCCAGCAAAGGACAAAGCCGCGCTACCTACTTCGGAAGACAGgacttttaaaaaagtaagtGACTCCTTAATCAAACGAAGGCCCATGGTAACTCCTGGTGTAACCGGACTGAGAAACTTAGGAAATACTTGCTATATGAATTCTGTTCTTCAAGTGTTGAGTCATTTACTCATTTTTCGACAATGTTTTTTAAAGCTTGACCTGAACCAGTGGCTGGCTGTGGCTGCCAGCGATAAGGCCCGATCCTATAAGCACTCAGCCGTCACGGAGGCGGCGGCACAGCAGATGAACGAagggcaagagaaagagaaaggcttCGTATGCTCCAGACATTCGGGTTTATCCTCAGGCCTGAGCGGAGGGGCCTCAAAAGGTCGGAACATGGAGCTTATTCAGCCAAGGGAGCCCAGTTCCCCGTACAGTTCTCTCTGCCATGAATTGCATATCCTGTTCCAAGTCATGTGGTCTGGAGAGTGGGCCTTGGTCTCACCGTTTGCCATGCTTCACTCCGTGTGGAGGCTGATCCCTGCTTTCCGCGGTTACGCCCAGCAGGATGCTCAGGAATTTCTTTGTGAACTTCTGGATAAGATACAACGTGAACTAGAGACAACCGGAACCAAGTTACCAGCCCTCATCCCCACTTCCCAAAGGAGACTTATTGAGCAAGTTCTGAATGTGGTGAATAACATTTTTCACGGACAATTTCTTAGTCAGGTATGGATGTCTTGCCACATTTTTATCATCTTCGGCAATTCCTACAGTGCGGCCTACAACTGGGTATTCTGTATGGATCGAGCGTGGGAAAGTTGGTGGCATTTCTCGGTCAGAATAGATTTCTTTCACGAGTGTGTGAAGAAGTCACGGATCTCTGAATCATTGGAAATAGTTTTGTATTT